Proteins from one Oscillatoria nigro-viridis PCC 7112 genomic window:
- a CDS encoding glycosyltransferase family 9 protein yields the protein MRILALVPGGIGDQILFFPTLDDLKQSYPEAQIDVMVEPRAKGAYRVCKSVKEVLTYNFKDRNAMADWGNLLGVIRDREYEAVISLGQRWTVGLLLWLTGIPQRVGYSGTNGARFLTAAVPLKTEQYAASMYHDLLQGFNIKNPCPPLAINVPKQDIQWAEAEQQRLGVKESGYILIHGGSSQLAVSKGIDKIYPTDNWKQIIEDCQQRQPNLPVVVVKGPEDADFVTKLVELCPNVKVISPDDVGKLAATIAAANLMICTDSAPMHLAVAVQTYTIALFGPTEPAKLLPKSDRFLGIKSPTGKMADISPQEVLKKVWGG from the coding sequence ATGCGAATACTAGCACTTGTCCCTGGCGGCATTGGCGACCAAATTTTATTTTTCCCCACCCTCGATGACCTCAAGCAGTCTTATCCAGAGGCGCAAATTGATGTCATGGTGGAACCGAGGGCAAAGGGCGCTTACCGAGTCTGCAAATCCGTCAAAGAAGTCTTGACGTACAATTTCAAAGACCGCAACGCTATGGCAGATTGGGGCAATTTACTAGGCGTAATTCGCGATCGCGAATACGAAGCAGTGATTTCCCTCGGCCAGCGGTGGACTGTAGGGCTGCTGCTGTGGCTGACCGGCATTCCGCAGAGAGTAGGCTATTCGGGAACCAACGGCGCTCGATTTCTCACTGCTGCTGTACCGCTGAAAACTGAACAGTACGCCGCTTCAATGTACCACGATTTGCTGCAAGGATTTAACATTAAAAATCCTTGTCCGCCACTGGCAATTAATGTACCAAAACAGGACATTCAGTGGGCGGAAGCCGAACAGCAGCGGTTGGGCGTAAAAGAAAGCGGCTACATTCTAATTCACGGCGGTTCCAGTCAATTAGCTGTGTCTAAAGGTATTGACAAAATTTACCCTACAGACAACTGGAAACAAATCATCGAAGACTGTCAGCAGCGGCAGCCGAATTTGCCCGTTGTTGTTGTGAAAGGCCCCGAAGATGCAGACTTCGTAACAAAGTTAGTCGAGTTATGTCCGAATGTAAAAGTTATCTCGCCGGATGATGTCGGCAAGTTGGCGGCCACTATTGCTGCTGCTAATTTGATGATATGTACTGACAGTGCGCCGATGCACTTAGCTGTGGCGGTTCAAACTTATACAATAGCTTTGTTTGGCCCGACTGAACCGGCGAAATTGTTGCCAAAAAGCGATCGATTTTTGGGCATTAAATCTCCTACTGGCAAAATGGCAGACATCTCTCCTCAAGAGGTTTTGAAGAAAGTTTGGGGCGGCTAA
- the ispD gene encoding 2-C-methyl-D-erythritol 4-phosphate cytidylyltransferase, with product MHLLIPAAGSGRRMGSQRNKLLLTLLSKPLLSWTLAAAEASQHISWIGIMGQPDDFPDFKAILSDLSLVKPVELIQGGATRQESVYNGLQALPPNADRVLIHDGARCLATAELFDRSAEALLTCPGLIVAVPVKDTIKVVDERRIVRDTPERSNLWAAQTPQGFEVKLLKQCHEEGRQKGWEVTDDAALFEKCGLPVQIVEGEETNLKVTTPVDLALAEFILRQRTEQSK from the coding sequence ATGCACTTATTAATTCCTGCAGCGGGTTCGGGGCGACGGATGGGGAGTCAGCGGAACAAACTGCTGCTGACTTTGCTCTCTAAACCATTGCTGAGTTGGACTTTGGCTGCGGCTGAAGCTTCGCAGCACATTAGCTGGATTGGCATCATGGGCCAGCCAGACGATTTTCCTGATTTTAAAGCAATTCTGAGCGATTTATCTTTGGTTAAGCCTGTGGAACTGATTCAAGGAGGCGCCACCAGGCAAGAGTCAGTTTACAACGGTTTGCAGGCTTTGCCGCCCAATGCCGATCGAGTGTTGATTCACGACGGCGCGAGGTGTTTGGCAACTGCTGAATTGTTCGATCGATCGGCAGAGGCCCTCTTGACCTGTCCGGGCTTGATTGTCGCCGTCCCGGTCAAGGATACGATTAAGGTCGTAGATGAGCGTCGGATCGTGCGAGACACCCCTGAAAGAAGCAATTTGTGGGCAGCCCAGACTCCCCAAGGATTTGAAGTGAAATTGTTAAAGCAGTGTCACGAAGAAGGGCGACAGAAAGGTTGGGAAGTTACCGACGATGCGGCTTTGTTTGAAAAATGCGGTTTACCAGTGCAAATTGTGGAGGGAGAAGAGACGAATTTGAAAGTCACAACACCCGTTGATTTAGCACTAGCGGAATTTATTTTGCGGCAGAGAACAGAGCAGAGTAAATAG